TCCTGGGCCTCGATGCTGTAGGTGGCGGTCGGCCGCGCCAGCAGGCGGGCGATGCCGATCGGCTCGCCGCTTTCCTCGCACCAGCCGTAGCTGCCGTTGTCGATGCGCGTGATGGCTTCGTCGATCTTGTGCAGCAGCTTGCGTTCGCGGTCGCGCACGCGCAGTTCGAGGGTGTGGTCTTCTTCCAGCGAGGCGCGGTCCGCCGGGTCGGCCGGGGATTCG
This DNA window, taken from Thauera sp. K11, encodes the following:
- the dksA gene encoding RNA polymerase-binding protein DksA; protein product: MTGKLLTPDRLPTEAELLAAPEDDYMSPRQLAFFRALLLRERDALLDSAHRTTLHLQEFESPADPADRASLEEDHTLELRVRDRERKLLHKIDEAITRIDNGSYGWCEESGEPIGIARLLARPTATYSIEAQELHERRRRMMGG